In Caldisericota bacterium, the following are encoded in one genomic region:
- a CDS encoding ABC transporter permease translates to MKKKNIIQKDLGTKLLRSLSVYGLALFIAFGFISIIIALLGFSVPDALKTLITTSFKSAFGFQETIKKTIPLIFTTYAFTIPFMIKFFNIGAWGQMLFGGTAVAAVGLLIGNFGLPAFIMIPLLVVVGILAGGLWGWFAGFLKAKYDVNPIISTIMLNFVAVLFVNFIATSPAFKDPLEGHPITRPLSSSATLGFFHGIPYSIILAILAIIFVYILLKKTKLGYEITSVGYNLHSSQTYGINFQRTIMLTFLLGGALAGLGGALEVMNIHGKLIEGFAKTSGAQYGVFGILTSLVVAGSPTGVPIAAFFMAVLLVGADALQRTMQIPVEMVFLSQALIVLFIVIIRKKFEAKGGK, encoded by the coding sequence ATGAAAAAGAAAAACATAATTCAAAAAGATCTCGGAACAAAACTCCTGAGGAGCTTGTCTGTCTATGGACTAGCGCTTTTTATTGCTTTTGGCTTTATCTCCATCATTATCGCTCTCCTTGGCTTTAGTGTTCCAGATGCATTAAAAACTCTTATAACCACGTCTTTTAAATCTGCTTTCGGATTTCAGGAGACAATAAAAAAGACAATCCCTCTCATTTTTACAACATATGCTTTTACTATACCTTTTATGATTAAATTCTTTAATATAGGCGCATGGGGACAGATGCTTTTCGGAGGAACTGCTGTCGCGGCAGTAGGATTATTAATTGGAAACTTTGGCTTGCCGGCCTTCATAATGATTCCTCTGCTGGTAGTTGTTGGAATTTTAGCAGGAGGTCTATGGGGATGGTTTGCAGGTTTTTTAAAAGCTAAGTACGATGTAAATCCGATTATTTCAACTATTATGCTTAATTTCGTCGCAGTCCTATTCGTAAATTTTATTGCCACCTCTCCAGCGTTTAAGGACCCGCTGGAAGGGCACCCCATTACAAGACCACTGTCAAGTTCTGCAACACTTGGTTTTTTTCATGGAATACCATATTCTATCATTTTGGCTATACTTGCAATAATTTTCGTATATATACTACTAAAAAAGACAAAACTTGGATATGAAATTACCTCAGTAGGATATAATTTACATTCATCGCAAACTTATGGGATAAATTTTCAGAGAACAATTATGCTCACTTTCCTTCTAGGAGGAGCCCTTGCAGGATTAGGAGGAGCACTTGAAGTAATGAATATCCATGGAAAACTTATAGAAGGCTTTGCTAAAACAAGTGGAGCTCAGTATGGAGTATTCGGAATTTTAACCAGCTTAGTAGTCGCAGGAAGCCCAACAGGTGTTCCAATAGCAGCCTTTTTTATGGCAGTGCTTTTAGTTGGTGCTGATGCACTTCAAAGAACTATGCAAATCCCAGTAGAAATGGTATTTCTTAGCCAGGCATTAATTGTCTTATTCATTGTTATTATAAGAAAAAAATTTGAAGCAAAAGGAGGTAAATAA